The following proteins come from a genomic window of Dreissena polymorpha isolate Duluth1 chromosome 1, UMN_Dpol_1.0, whole genome shotgun sequence:
- the LOC127859244 gene encoding LOW QUALITY PROTEIN: polyunsaturated fatty acid lipoxygenase ALOX8-like (The sequence of the model RefSeq protein was modified relative to this genomic sequence to represent the inferred CDS: deleted 1 base in 1 codon), with amino-acid sequence MLKPFLQNDTLRSELSNKRFFVIDHSILNKCKKGNGSVVCSPIALFYRRNDDKIVPIAVQLFQDNADDNPVSFHSDSKYTWILAKMWFNNADACVHQSISHLGYTHIVMEGFAVSVHRHLSQSHPMFKLIAPHLMYMMTINELAVGTLLKKGGFIDTVVSVGTEGAFEYRTKWKLNVEGTLPANLKERGVDSPEVVSYYPFRDDTLLTYNAILQYVTDYVLLYYPSDTVLSQDIELQSWLAELDRPIANGGLGVLGVEGVNGTFASRDKLIQVVTSIIYTCSAGHSGVNFKQYDEYAFMINYPSKLRGNPPSDKRSHSERDVLQAIQDRSYQYKLLTIAKIISEHSFGKPLGNFEKDYVCEQKALEIVNKFREELKKINATTQERNRKRPIRYECMLPSLIPNSISI; translated from the exons ATGCTAAAACCCTTCTTACAAAATGATACCCTGCGATCGGAATTATCGAACAAGCGTTTTTTTGTAATAGATCATTCGATTCTGAACAAGTGTAAAAAGGGGAACGGAAGTGTAGTGTGCTCTCCCATAGCGTTGTTCTACAGACGAAACGATGACAAAATCGTTCCCATCGCCGTACAGCTGTTCCAGGATAACGCCGACGACAATCCCGTCTCCTTTCATTCTGACAGCAAATACACATGGATTCTCGCGAAGATGTGGTTCAATAACGCAGACGCATGCGTCCACCAATCGATCAGCCATCTTGGGTACACACACATCGTCATGGAGGGGTTTGCGGTATCTGTTCACCGACATCTGTCGCAGTCACACCCGATGTTTAAACTCATCGCACCGCACTTAATGTATATGATGACAATCAATGAGCTTGCTGTTGGGACTTTGCTCAAGAAAGGAGGCTTTATTGACACAGTAGTGTCTGTAGGTACAGAAGGAGCCTTTGAG TACCGAACCAAATGGAAGCTCAACGTGGAAGGAACGCTCCCGGCCAACCTCAAAGAGAGGGGTGTAGACAGCCCAGAAGTAGTTTCCTACTACCCCTTCCGGGATGATACACTTCTGACGTACAACGCAATCCTGCAATACGTAACAGATTACGTGCTCCTATATTATCCATCCGACACCGTGTTGTCTCAAGACATTGAGCTACAGAGCTGGCTGGCAGAACTGGACAGACCCATAGCAAATGGTGGCCTCGGGGTCCTGGGTGTTGAAGGTGTCAACGGGACGTTTGCGTCACGTGACAAGTTGATTCAGGTCGTCACGAGCATCATTTACACGTGCAGTGCGGGTCACTCGGGTGTGAACTTCAAGCAGTATGATGAGTACGCCTTTATGATTAACTACCCATCAAAACTACGAGGAAATCCGCCTAGCGACAAAAGAAGTCATTCTGAACGCGACGTGCTGCAAGCCATTCAAGATCGCTCTTACCAGTACAAACTTCTGAcgatagcaaaaattatcagcGAGCATTCTTTCGGGAAACCGTTGGGAAACTTTGAAAAAGATTACGTCTGCGAGCAGAAAGCATTGGAAATTGTGAACAAGTTTCGAGAAGAGCTAAAAAAGATCAATGCAACCACCCAAGAAAGGAACAGAAAAAGACCAATCCGCTACGAGTGCATGCTTCCAAGCTTAATACCAAATTCTATCAGCATCTAA